The Prosthecobacter vanneervenii region GAATTGAAGTCCTCCTCCATGCTGGCCTGCGCATAGGCAGAAGAAGGAGAGCAACAGAGCGCGAATCATGAGGCAAGAGGTGAAGCGAGGTTACCAAGCTCGCAGCTCGATCTTACAAAGACCTGACTTGTGACTTATGTTAATTATAGAAACGTGGCGCATAAACGATAAAAACCGTCATTTATGCGCCTCAATTCCACGAGAAGCTTGCTTATGCAGGCGCTGAAAACACCCCGTTTGCGGGGTCTGGTGGTGGGGATGGTGATGATGGGGACGGGGGTGGTGGCGCAGGAGATGAGGCTGGAAATCAATTCGATGGCAGGTGGTAAGGCTTTGAGGATGAATGAGCCAGTCTCGGCTCAACAAAAGGCGAGGATCACGAGGCTGGACTTTCTGCTCTCGGGGCTGGCGCTGCGGAGGAAGGATGGGACGTGGGTGGAATCGAAGGACTGGTTTGCGTATCTGAGCGCAGGTGCTGGAAGGATGACGGCGAAGGGATCGGGCATTCCGGCGGGTGAGTACACGGGGATCCGTTTCCAGATTGGGGTGGATGATGCCACCAATCGTGCTGATCCGCACCGATATGCCGCAGATCATGCGCTGAACCCACAGGTGAACGGTCTGCACTGGGGATGGATGGGAGGATATATCTTTCTGGCGCTGGAGGGAAGATTCCAGAACGAGGGAAAAGAGGACGGGTTCTCCTACCACATCGCGAACATGCCGCAGCTCATGAAGGTGGATCTGCCGGTGGAATTTCGGGGCGGGAGGCCGCTGACTTTGACGCTGGATTTTGACCTCGAAAAGGTGCTTTCTTGTGTCGGATTCAGCAAAGACGGCACCTCGACCCACTCGCGGGAGGGCGATGAGCTGGCGATGCGGATCAAGAGCCGGATCGAGCAGTCGTTCCGGGTGCGGGGGCTTAGCTATGATGTGTATCAGACCCCGGCGTATGCCAGCCCCCCTGCCCCGCTGCCGGCCGGGACGCATGCCTACAAGCCAGCGGTGACGCAGCGCTTTCCGCAGGTGCGGCTGCCGACGGACAATCCGCTTACGGAGGAGGGGGTGGAGCTGGGGAGGAGGCTGTTTCAGGACAAGCGGCTATCGGTGAACCAGACGCAGGCGTGCGCGTCGTGCCATGATCAGGGGCATGCGTTTGCGGATGTGCGGCGCTTCAGCCTGGGGGCGGAGCAGCAGGTGGGTAAGAGGAATGCGATGCCGCTTTTCAATCTGGCGTGGCAGCCTGCCTTCTTCTGGGATGGGCGCGCGGCGACGCTGAGGGAGCAGGTGCTGATGCCGATCCAGGATGCGCATGAGATGAACGAGACGCTGCCGAAGGTGGTGGCGAAGCTGAGTGCGGATGCGGAATGTGTGGAGGCGTTTCGCGCGGCGTATGGGGTGAGTGAGATCACGGCGGATGGGATTGCCAAGGCGCTGGAGCAATATCTTCTCACTTTGGTTTCGCAGGAGTCGCGGTTTGACCGTGCGGCGAGGAAGGTGGCGGAGCTGACGGAAAGTGAGAAGCGGGGGTTGAGGCTGTTTGTGACGGAGTTTGACCCGAAGCGCGGACTGCGCGGGGCGGACTGCTTTCACTGTCATGGGGGGACGCTGTTTATGAGCCAGGCGTTTGCCAACAACGGGCTGGCGCTGGCGGAGGATGACATCGGACGGATGGCGGTGACGAAGGACGAGGCGGACCGGGGCAAGTTTAAAACACCGAGCCTGCGGAACATCGCACGCACCGCGCCATACATGCATGACGGTCGCTTTGCCACGCTGGAGGAGGTGGTGGAGCACTACAGCAGCGGCGTGCGCAACAGCCCGACGCTGGACCCGAATCTGGCGAAGCATCCGGCAGGAGGAATCCAACTGACGGCGGAGGAGAAGGCAGATCTGGTGGCCTTTCTGAAGACGCTGACGGATGAGAGCTTCACCGGTGGAGAAGAGGCCACCACTGCTGCGCGATGAAACGTCTATCGCTGATCCTAGCGCTGATGATGGCTGCGAACTCCGCGAATGCGGACGGGGTGACGCATGAGCAGGATGATGCGCTGGCCGCCGAAGCGGCGCTGCTGGCACCACCTGCCGAGCTGCCGCAGGTGCAGACGCCCTCCCCCGTGCAGTATGCGACGCTGGGAAAGTGGAGCGCAGTGATCCCGTGGACGCCGCACATCCCGGTGACGTGTGCGATGCTGCCGGATGGAAGGCTGCTGACCTTTGCGTCGAGCCAGCCGACCACGT contains the following coding sequences:
- a CDS encoding MbnP family protein; this encodes MRLNSTRSLLMQALKTPRLRGLVVGMVMMGTGVVAQEMRLEINSMAGGKALRMNEPVSAQQKARITRLDFLLSGLALRRKDGTWVESKDWFAYLSAGAGRMTAKGSGIPAGEYTGIRFQIGVDDATNRADPHRYAADHALNPQVNGLHWGWMGGYIFLALEGRFQNEGKEDGFSYHIANMPQLMKVDLPVEFRGGRPLTLTLDFDLEKVLSCVGFSKDGTSTHSREGDELAMRIKSRIEQSFRVRGLSYDVYQTPAYASPPAPLPAGTHAYKPAVTQRFPQVRLPTDNPLTEEGVELGRRLFQDKRLSVNQTQACASCHDQGHAFADVRRFSLGAEQQVGKRNAMPLFNLAWQPAFFWDGRAATLREQVLMPIQDAHEMNETLPKVVAKLSADAECVEAFRAAYGVSEITADGIAKALEQYLLTLVSQESRFDRAARKVAELTESEKRGLRLFVTEFDPKRGLRGADCFHCHGGTLFMSQAFANNGLALAEDDIGRMAVTKDEADRGKFKTPSLRNIARTAPYMHDGRFATLEEVVEHYSSGVRNSPTLDPNLAKHPAGGIQLTAEEKADLVAFLKTLTDESFTGGEEATTAAR